From Paracoccus suum, the proteins below share one genomic window:
- a CDS encoding PAS domain-containing protein, protein MRLADGGTAAMEDDDQFSGGDKDFDGPCAGLADLVRLSDFDPRHPGRILGELRGYWDGLRRGRAIPTRADIDPRGLRGALGHAFILERIAPGAARFRLAGRHLIDLMGMEVRGMPLCSFFNPASRGRLSDVLETVFAGPQIVELTLLSEGAYARPVLPARMLLLPLRSDLGDITRALGVIVAESAIGRPPRRFDLTAEVLTPVIEGARTLAPAPGALGFGEPAPPPWRTPDPGRSPGLGRRPGRVPAGSTAGEPPTAARPALTAGETPGWPTLPASDPLAAPKPEPLPKNATLAERRARFRVIPGGS, encoded by the coding sequence TTGCGTTTGGCGGATGGCGGCACGGCGGCGATGGAAGACGACGACCAGTTCAGCGGCGGCGATAAAGATTTTGATGGACCCTGCGCCGGTCTGGCCGACTTGGTGCGGCTGTCCGATTTCGATCCGCGCCACCCGGGGCGAATCCTCGGCGAATTGCGGGGCTATTGGGACGGGCTGCGGCGCGGCCGCGCCATCCCCACCCGGGCCGATATCGACCCTCGCGGGCTACGCGGCGCGCTGGGCCACGCCTTCATTCTGGAGCGGATTGCGCCGGGCGCGGCGCGCTTTCGTCTCGCCGGACGGCACCTGATCGACTTGATGGGCATGGAGGTGCGGGGCATGCCGCTCTGCTCGTTCTTCAATCCCGCCTCGCGCGGGCGGCTGTCGGATGTGCTCGAGACCGTGTTTGCAGGTCCCCAGATCGTCGAGTTGACCCTGCTGTCCGAGGGCGCCTACGCCCGGCCCGTCCTTCCCGCACGCATGCTATTGCTGCCGCTGCGATCAGACCTAGGAGATATCACCCGGGCCCTCGGCGTGATCGTGGCGGAAAGCGCGATCGGCCGGCCGCCGCGCCGCTTTGACCTGACGGCCGAGGTGCTGACCCCGGTGATCGAGGGCGCGCGCACGCTGGCCCCGGCGCCGGGCGCGCTGGGCTTTGGCGAGCCGGCACCGCCGCCATGGCGCACGCCGGACCCCGGCCGCAGCCCCGGCCTCGGCCGTCGTCCGGGCCGCGTGCCCGCGGGCTCAACAGCTGGCGAGCCGCCCACTGCCGCCCGTCCCGCCCTCACCGCTGGCGAGACGCCCGGCTGGCCGACCCTTCCCGCAAGCGACCCCCTCGCCGCGCCGAAGCCCGAGCCCCTGCCCAAGAACGCGACCCTGGCCGAACGCCGCGCCCGTTTCCGCG